In Chitinophaga varians, the following are encoded in one genomic region:
- a CDS encoding NEW3 domain-containing protein, translated as MSVLLHHLKVSLFCFSFFVFTMPVHAQKGAGKGKSAFTVRLMNLESAAKEPFRYNASLYNGSGHTQVYELGASAPEGWSVLFRTEGSQIAGLRMDSGRTQDIAIEITAAPLVKPGKYTIPVAAITPGDTLRLNVEAVVKGNYGVELTTPSGRLSDDITEGRSKQIQLTVKNSGTLPLEALELSAQAPVSWTATFEPAKIDRLEPGREQQVTATLQVPDKTIAGDYVTNFTARNNNVNSNATFRMTVKTSLLAGWIGILVILASLGIVYYLVRKYGRR; from the coding sequence ATGTCAGTGTTATTACACCATCTGAAAGTTTCACTTTTTTGTTTTTCTTTCTTTGTTTTCACGATGCCTGTGCATGCCCAGAAAGGTGCCGGCAAAGGAAAGTCCGCCTTTACGGTACGGTTGATGAACCTGGAGTCTGCCGCGAAAGAACCCTTCCGGTACAACGCCAGCCTGTATAACGGCAGCGGTCATACGCAGGTGTATGAATTAGGCGCCTCCGCACCAGAAGGCTGGAGCGTCCTGTTCCGGACTGAAGGCAGCCAGATAGCCGGGCTGCGGATGGACTCCGGCAGAACGCAGGACATAGCCATTGAAATCACCGCTGCGCCTTTGGTTAAACCAGGGAAATATACTATCCCGGTGGCCGCTATTACGCCAGGGGACACACTCCGTCTGAACGTGGAAGCGGTGGTAAAGGGCAACTATGGCGTGGAACTAACTACGCCGTCTGGAAGGCTCAGTGATGATATCACGGAAGGCCGCAGCAAACAAATCCAGCTGACGGTTAAAAACAGCGGCACGCTGCCGCTGGAAGCGCTGGAGCTGTCAGCGCAGGCCCCGGTATCATGGACCGCTACGTTTGAACCGGCTAAAATAGACCGGCTGGAGCCGGGCAGGGAACAGCAGGTTACTGCCACACTGCAGGTCCCGGACAAGACGATCGCCGGCGATTATGTCACCAATTTTACGGCCAGAAATAACAACGTCAATAGCAACGCCACCTTCCGCATGACGGTGAAAACCTCTCTGCTGGCGGGATGGATCGGCATCCTCGTCATCCTGGCATCCCTGGGAATAGTGTATTACCTGGTGCGTAAATACGGAAGGAGGTAG
- a CDS encoding ABC transporter ATP-binding protein, with protein sequence MENPIIELDGLTKYYGVKKAVDNLSLKINKGEIFGLLGPNGAGKTTTILMMLGLAEPSAGQAVVCGINATRNPVAVRRKVGYLPDSAGFYDNMTALDNLLYIGRLNGIAEQEIAGRAKKTMEMVGLGAEMYKKTGAYSRGMKQRLGLADLLIREPDVMILDEPTLGIDPSGIRDFLHLIRQLSMEQELTVILSSHHLHQMQQICDRVGIFVEGRLLAEGNIETLSGSLFGKDSYVTQITVREALSAPEEVERQLRRLEGVTSITIGADTIEVSCSTDITPDIVGFLVQYGLNITGVHKKEYGLDEIYHRFFENNIKKENIQWEAR encoded by the coding sequence ATGGAGAATCCTATTATTGAACTGGATGGACTGACAAAATACTACGGCGTTAAAAAAGCGGTGGACAATCTCTCCCTGAAAATCAATAAGGGAGAGATATTCGGGCTGCTCGGACCTAACGGTGCCGGTAAAACGACTACCATCCTGATGATGCTGGGACTGGCGGAGCCATCTGCGGGCCAGGCTGTGGTGTGCGGTATCAATGCTACCCGCAACCCCGTTGCGGTAAGGCGTAAAGTGGGCTATCTTCCTGATAGCGCCGGGTTTTATGATAACATGACCGCGCTTGATAATCTCCTGTACATCGGCCGGCTGAATGGGATCGCAGAACAGGAAATTGCCGGCCGCGCAAAGAAGACGATGGAAATGGTGGGACTGGGGGCGGAGATGTATAAGAAAACAGGCGCTTACTCACGAGGTATGAAACAACGTCTGGGCCTGGCAGACCTGCTCATCAGGGAACCGGACGTGATGATACTGGATGAACCCACGCTGGGCATAGACCCCAGCGGGATACGCGACTTTCTGCACCTCATCCGGCAACTCAGCATGGAACAGGAACTGACGGTCATCCTGTCATCGCACCATCTCCACCAGATGCAGCAAATCTGCGACCGTGTGGGCATCTTCGTGGAAGGAAGACTGCTGGCGGAAGGAAATATCGAAACCTTGTCCGGCAGCTTGTTCGGTAAAGATTCCTATGTGACGCAGATAACTGTCAGAGAAGCGCTGTCAGCGCCGGAAGAGGTGGAGCGGCAGCTGCGCCGCCTCGAGGGCGTTACCAGCATCACTATCGGCGCAGACACCATAGAAGTGTCTTGCAGCACGGATATCACGCCGGACATCGTAGGCTTCCTGGTGCAATATGGCCTGAACATTACCGGCGTGCATAAAAAGGAATATGGTCTGGATGAAATCTACCATCGTTTTTTTGAGAACAACATTAAAAAAGAAAATATCCAATGGGAGGCCCGCTAG
- a CDS encoding ABC transporter permease, which produces MSKQRARSPFEVMVRKEVGDHIRSWRFIIMLLLVLFTFAGAMYISLSHLGKAVRDVNDPDHVFVYLKLLTTSDNSLPTFHVFISFLGPLLGIALGFDAVNSEKNNGTLVRLLAQPVYRDNLLLAKFYAALLIVGTLFLSLVLLMTGAGLILTGVPMEAAELFRILAFIVLSVIYVGFWLSLSICLSVAFRHAATSAITAIGIWLFFTVFYQIIVNMVARALLPDPASLQPEQVIAYNNILISFFRVAPSQLYTDAATTLLMPSVRSLGPLSMEQMAGAIPAPLPFKESLMIVWPQVTGLLAASTACFAWAYYLFMRREIRT; this is translated from the coding sequence TTGTCGAAGCAACGTGCCCGGAGCCCGTTTGAAGTGATGGTCCGCAAGGAGGTAGGGGACCATATCCGCAGCTGGCGGTTTATCATTATGTTGCTGCTGGTACTGTTTACTTTTGCCGGCGCCATGTACATATCATTGTCCCACCTGGGGAAAGCGGTACGGGACGTAAATGACCCCGACCACGTTTTTGTGTACCTGAAATTGCTGACGACATCAGATAATTCATTGCCTACCTTTCACGTCTTTATCAGTTTCCTCGGCCCGTTGCTGGGCATAGCGCTGGGGTTTGATGCGGTAAACTCTGAAAAAAACAATGGCACGCTGGTACGCCTGCTGGCGCAGCCGGTGTACCGTGACAATCTTTTGCTGGCCAAGTTTTACGCGGCATTGCTCATTGTAGGCACGCTTTTTCTGAGCCTGGTATTACTGATGACGGGAGCGGGGCTGATCCTTACCGGCGTTCCGATGGAAGCGGCTGAACTGTTCCGCATATTGGCATTTATAGTGCTGAGTGTGATATATGTCGGCTTTTGGCTAAGTCTTTCGATATGTCTTTCCGTGGCTTTCAGACATGCTGCCACTTCTGCGATTACTGCCATCGGCATATGGTTGTTCTTTACCGTCTTTTACCAGATCATCGTGAACATGGTGGCCAGGGCGTTGTTGCCAGACCCGGCGTCATTACAGCCTGAACAGGTCATCGCCTACAACAATATCCTGATCTCCTTTTTCCGGGTGGCGCCAAGCCAGCTGTACACGGATGCGGCCACTACCTTGCTGATGCCGTCGGTACGAAGCCTGGGGCCACTTAGCATGGAGCAGATGGCCGGCGCTATCCCTGCGCCGCTGCCTTTCAAAGAAAGCCTGATGATAGTTTGGCCGCAGGTGACAGGACTGCTCGCGGCATCTACGGCTTGTTTTGCGTGGGCATACTATCTCTTTATGCGCAGGGAAATCAGGACGTAA
- a CDS encoding peptide MFS transporter yields the protein MKKASNHPAALPFLFLSEMWERFGFYLILGIFQLYLTDTAKGGWGMDRATAADIFGTFIAFVYLTPFLGGLIADRKLGYSKSIIIGGILMGIGYMGLAVHNLTVFYLSLALICIGNGFFKPNISTLLGNVYSDEKYRSRKDTGYNIFYMGINIGAFICNFFAAFLRNTIGWGAAFIAAGIGMFLGVLIFIIGMKHYRHADVRKPVQEGDMPLSKIFSVVFLPAIVVGLGAWFIPGNIFGSDSTDAFIFACIPILLFFVSLLVKADAKDRKPLSALLAIFAVSIVFWAVFKQNGTALTTWAQYYTDREIPSAIQQPAQRLYLAETVVNKADSVTAYDEEFRVVRDAAGKPQKVWDKVPYFKNVAPEKMPAEGQSISLYNTELFQSINPFFVITLTPLIVLFFAMLRKRDKEPSTPSKIAWGLLISALSTLMMVGAVYVCSNGAIKASPWWLIGCYGIITVGELFLSPMGLSLVSKLSPARITSLMMGGWFLATSIGNKLSGILATLWDTYDNKANYFLVNFLLLGGAAAVIFLMLRWLNRIFKESVR from the coding sequence ATGAAAAAAGCAAGTAATCATCCGGCAGCATTGCCTTTCCTGTTCCTCTCCGAGATGTGGGAGCGTTTTGGTTTTTATCTGATCCTCGGGATTTTTCAGTTGTACCTGACCGACACGGCAAAAGGTGGCTGGGGCATGGACCGTGCCACTGCTGCGGATATCTTCGGGACTTTCATCGCTTTCGTATACCTGACACCGTTTCTCGGTGGGCTGATAGCCGACCGTAAACTGGGTTACAGTAAATCGATTATCATTGGCGGGATACTGATGGGCATTGGTTATATGGGACTGGCCGTACATAACCTCACCGTGTTTTACCTGTCCCTTGCATTGATCTGTATTGGCAATGGTTTTTTCAAACCGAATATCTCCACCTTGCTGGGAAATGTGTACAGTGATGAAAAGTACCGCAGCCGGAAAGATACCGGGTATAATATTTTTTACATGGGGATCAATATCGGCGCATTTATCTGCAACTTCTTTGCAGCTTTCCTGCGCAACACCATCGGCTGGGGTGCCGCCTTTATTGCCGCCGGTATCGGGATGTTCCTCGGGGTACTGATTTTTATTATCGGTATGAAACATTACCGTCACGCTGACGTGCGCAAGCCCGTACAGGAAGGAGACATGCCGCTGAGCAAAATTTTCTCGGTGGTGTTCCTGCCAGCCATCGTAGTAGGTTTGGGCGCATGGTTTATTCCGGGCAATATCTTCGGCTCTGACTCCACAGATGCATTCATCTTCGCCTGTATTCCCATCTTATTGTTTTTTGTTTCGCTGCTGGTCAAGGCCGATGCCAAAGACCGCAAGCCGCTCTCCGCGCTGCTGGCCATCTTTGCAGTGTCTATCGTGTTCTGGGCCGTATTTAAGCAGAACGGCACGGCGCTAACCACCTGGGCGCAGTATTACACCGACCGGGAAATACCCTCCGCTATCCAGCAACCCGCCCAGCGGCTGTACCTGGCCGAAACAGTGGTGAACAAAGCCGACTCCGTGACGGCCTACGATGAAGAATTCAGGGTAGTGCGTGACGCGGCCGGCAAACCACAGAAAGTATGGGACAAAGTCCCTTATTTCAAAAACGTGGCGCCGGAGAAAATGCCCGCTGAAGGACAAAGCATCAGTCTGTATAATACAGAGTTGTTCCAGTCCATCAATCCATTCTTTGTGATCACGCTGACACCATTGATCGTACTTTTCTTCGCCATGTTGCGCAAACGGGACAAGGAGCCCTCCACACCTTCCAAGATAGCCTGGGGCCTGCTGATATCCGCCCTTTCCACCCTGATGATGGTGGGCGCGGTCTACGTATGCAGCAACGGCGCTATCAAAGCATCGCCCTGGTGGCTGATCGGATGTTACGGCATCATCACCGTAGGGGAACTGTTTCTCAGCCCGATGGGATTGTCCCTCGTCTCCAAGCTGAGCCCCGCGCGTATCACCTCCCTGATGATGGGCGGTTGGTTCCTGGCCACTTCTATTGGCAACAAACTGTCAGGCATCCTGGCAACGTTATGGGACACCTATGACAACAAGGCGAACTATTTCCTCGTCAACTTCCTGTTGCTGGGAGGCGCGGCCGCTGTGATTTTCCTGATGCTGCGCTGGCTGAACAGGATCTTCAAGGAATCCGTCAGATAA
- a CDS encoding TetR/AcrR family transcriptional regulator, giving the protein MATDKRTHILLTAQQLFQEKGLGMVTMEDVARAAGMGKSSLYYYFKSKEEIFNAVLETEISEILLETMKRISSRTSLRDKLLTFATVKFEMARKRKSLYRTMELGMDAEALSRYNETKKAVHLRYLQQEKVILQQLLIQGGEDGDIKPLKTAELEEAVFIFLSALRGMNREINVFGAAEQADRMLPAFCRLFLRGLQ; this is encoded by the coding sequence ATGGCCACTGATAAAAGAACACATATATTATTAACAGCGCAGCAGCTTTTCCAGGAGAAAGGACTGGGCATGGTGACCATGGAAGACGTGGCCAGGGCGGCCGGGATGGGAAAAAGCTCGCTATATTATTATTTCAAAAGCAAGGAAGAGATCTTTAACGCGGTGCTGGAAACGGAAATCAGTGAAATTCTCCTGGAAACCATGAAACGTATCAGCAGCAGGACATCCCTCCGGGACAAACTGCTGACGTTTGCCACGGTGAAGTTCGAAATGGCAAGAAAACGCAAATCCCTCTACCGCACCATGGAGCTGGGCATGGACGCGGAAGCGCTGTCCAGGTACAACGAAACGAAAAAAGCAGTACACCTGCGGTACCTGCAGCAGGAAAAGGTCATCCTGCAGCAATTACTCATACAGGGCGGGGAAGACGGTGATATTAAGCCGCTGAAAACAGCCGAACTGGAAGAGGCGGTGTTTATTTTCCTGTCAGCGCTCAGAGGCATGAACCGGGAAATCAACGTGTTCGGAGCGGCTGAACAGGCAGACCGCATGCTGCCGGCATTTTGCCGGCTTTTCCTGCGGGGACTGCAATAA
- a CDS encoding MFS transporter, translating to MSFRHTFRVFESRNYSLFFYGQLISRIGMWMQRTAVIWVVYTLTHSVFLVGLTTFAEQFPSFLLSPAGGIVADRYDRYKVLMATQLVSAVQAVALTLVYHYSTNPLWGLLGLSVLLGLANAYDVPSRQAMVNDIVLNKEDLAGAIAMNSSLNNLSRLVGPALSGIVLARYGATACFIANAVSFVAVIICLTLMKFPQRQMTRRGKNAWADFRDGLAYTRSQKEISRILLVLGLICLFVATYNTLQPFYARDVFKGNAATYGFINAATGIGALTATLFLASQKKSGQLKRILFVNLIILGFGLMVMSQTTILPVYLFLCFVCGFGTMSALPICNTVVQTVSAEHMRGRVVGFFAMAAFGTLPLGSVLVGWLAKMISPQTCTLLQGVVCLLIAGTFYRFLKTDYKRSL from the coding sequence ATGAGCTTTCGACATACCTTCAGGGTTTTTGAATCACGCAACTATAGCCTGTTTTTCTACGGCCAGCTGATATCACGCATCGGTATGTGGATGCAGCGCACTGCGGTGATATGGGTGGTGTACACGCTGACGCACTCGGTTTTCCTGGTGGGACTGACCACCTTCGCCGAGCAGTTCCCTTCGTTTTTATTGTCGCCGGCAGGCGGCATTGTGGCCGACAGATACGACCGTTATAAAGTGCTGATGGCCACCCAGCTTGTCTCCGCCGTACAGGCGGTGGCGTTAACGCTGGTCTATCATTACAGCACCAATCCGCTCTGGGGGCTGCTGGGCCTGAGCGTATTGCTGGGCCTGGCCAACGCGTATGATGTGCCGTCCAGGCAGGCGATGGTCAACGATATTGTTCTCAACAAGGAAGACCTGGCAGGCGCCATTGCGATGAATTCATCCCTGAACAACCTGTCAAGGCTGGTAGGACCGGCCCTGTCAGGCATTGTGCTGGCCCGCTACGGCGCCACGGCCTGTTTTATCGCCAACGCGGTCAGCTTCGTGGCGGTGATCATTTGTCTGACACTGATGAAGTTCCCGCAAAGGCAAATGACCAGACGCGGTAAAAATGCCTGGGCGGATTTCAGGGACGGACTGGCATACACCCGCTCGCAGAAAGAGATCAGCCGGATACTGCTGGTGCTCGGGCTGATATGCCTGTTCGTGGCCACCTACAACACTTTGCAGCCTTTCTATGCACGGGACGTCTTTAAAGGCAACGCGGCCACCTACGGCTTTATTAACGCGGCTACCGGGATCGGCGCATTGACCGCCACCTTGTTCCTGGCGTCCCAGAAGAAAAGCGGCCAACTGAAAAGGATACTGTTCGTAAACCTGATCATTTTAGGTTTTGGGTTGATGGTAATGTCGCAGACGACCATCCTGCCGGTATACCTGTTCCTGTGTTTCGTATGCGGCTTCGGCACAATGTCTGCCCTCCCCATCTGCAATACCGTGGTACAGACAGTGTCCGCTGAGCACATGCGCGGCCGGGTGGTAGGTTTCTTTGCCATGGCGGCATTCGGCACATTGCCCCTGGGAAGCGTACTGGTGGGCTGGCTGGCCAAAATGATTTCTCCGCAGACCTGTACACTCTTACAGGGCGTCGTTTGCCTCCTGATAGCCGGGACATTTTACCGCTTTCTGAAGACGGATTATAAACGATCGTTATAA
- a CDS encoding TolC family protein, which produces MGKTKTISICFLLVFCVTVPLAAVGQQVNDSITSLSLRQCIDYALQHQPALQQSMIRTEITKASNAISQSGWYPQVGLTANLNHYLQRPTALSNINGVETPIQTSVVNTSTPGIGVTQNIFNPSLIYATRLAPLNTKAAQQSVDSSKIDLVANVSITFYGLLLTLQQIDVLKEDTARLGESMRTAYHQYVGGIVDETDYEQAQITLNTSLGQLVQAIENVRPQYAALKQFMGYPQEQQFNVTYDSTAMLKDIDIDISEPLQYEKRIELKQLTVQKAMQHELTRYYEKTAIFPSLSAFFNYNAAFQNNNFDKLYNAAYPNSMIGLTLSLPLFTGFNRIQNAHRSRLQEQVLDWSETNLRSTIYSQYATALASYKSNVYNMRQLKENVALAKRVYFVVDLQYKQGIVPYLNVITAESNLRTSQLTYLNALFQTLSSKIDWQKAMGDITY; this is translated from the coding sequence TTGGGGAAGACAAAAACAATATCCATTTGTTTTTTACTCGTTTTTTGTGTTACTGTTCCGTTAGCAGCTGTTGGTCAACAAGTAAATGACAGTATTACATCGTTATCCCTCCGGCAGTGCATTGACTATGCATTGCAGCATCAGCCTGCGCTGCAGCAATCGATGATCAGGACGGAAATCACCAAAGCCTCCAACGCCATCAGCCAGTCGGGCTGGTACCCGCAGGTAGGGCTCACGGCCAATCTTAACCACTACCTGCAACGTCCTACCGCGCTTTCCAATATCAACGGCGTGGAAACGCCCATACAGACAAGCGTGGTCAATACCTCTACACCGGGCATCGGCGTTACCCAGAATATCTTTAACCCCAGCCTGATTTACGCTACCCGCCTGGCGCCACTCAATACCAAAGCGGCCCAACAGAGCGTGGACAGCAGTAAAATTGACCTTGTGGCCAATGTCAGCATCACTTTTTATGGCCTGCTGCTTACCCTGCAGCAGATCGATGTGCTGAAGGAAGATACCGCCCGCCTGGGGGAAAGCATGCGCACGGCCTATCATCAATATGTAGGCGGCATTGTGGATGAAACAGACTACGAACAGGCGCAGATCACACTGAACACCTCACTGGGACAGCTGGTACAAGCCATAGAGAACGTCCGGCCCCAGTACGCTGCACTGAAACAGTTTATGGGATATCCCCAGGAACAGCAGTTCAACGTTACCTATGACAGCACGGCCATGCTCAAAGACATTGATATCGACATCTCAGAACCGTTACAATACGAGAAAAGAATAGAGCTTAAGCAGTTAACCGTACAAAAAGCCATGCAGCATGAGCTCACCCGCTACTATGAGAAAACGGCCATCTTCCCGTCGCTTTCCGCTTTCTTTAACTATAACGCGGCCTTCCAGAATAATAATTTCGATAAACTGTACAACGCCGCCTATCCTAACTCCATGATTGGACTGACGCTTAGCCTGCCGCTGTTCACCGGCTTTAACCGCATACAGAACGCCCACCGGTCAAGGTTGCAGGAACAGGTGCTGGATTGGAGCGAGACCAACCTGCGGTCAACGATCTATTCGCAATACGCGACCGCCCTGGCCAGCTATAAAAGCAATGTGTACAACATGCGGCAGCTGAAGGAAAATGTGGCGCTGGCCAAACGGGTGTACTTTGTCGTTGACCTGCAATACAAACAGGGCATTGTTCCCTACCTTAATGTAATTACCGCCGAATCCAATCTGAGAACTTCTCAGTTGACATACCTGAACGCATTGTTCCAGACCCTTTCCAGCAAAATTGACTGGCAAAAGGCCATGGGGGACATTACGTATTAA
- a CDS encoding efflux RND transporter periplasmic adaptor subunit, protein MNSVTRYVIMIWGTAAFFSCKQKPPASNPPVPVNLYTVESKAVRYYDKYPSTAQALSQVNIVPSVVQGYVTGIFAADGAQVHKGQLLYEIDKRIYQAAYDQAAANVKVAEANQLQQQQDADRYVYLNKYNAVAKQLYDHAMISLETAKSQTKAAQEALRTAKTNLNFASIYAPFDGTIGISAVRLGNVVTGGQTILNTISTNDPMAVDFLVNEKQLLAFERFKADSKTMPDSLFTLQLPDNTLYPYPGKISVIDRAVDPQTGTIRVRLVFPNPQYLLKVGMSCVVRVRNQESAPQMVVPGKAVIEQMGEYFLFVAKDTVIAAKNNTDDTTEKGLHAIQKKVQLGQTIGPDVIILSGVADGDRVVVDGIQSIHDGSAITLQSKKTHAGTGSGKSK, encoded by the coding sequence ATGAATAGCGTAACACGATACGTTATCATGATATGGGGAACGGCCGCTTTCTTTTCCTGTAAACAGAAACCACCGGCATCCAATCCGCCGGTGCCGGTCAACCTGTATACGGTGGAAAGCAAGGCGGTCCGCTACTACGACAAATACCCGTCCACCGCACAGGCGCTGAGCCAGGTCAATATCGTCCCTTCCGTGGTGCAGGGCTATGTGACCGGCATTTTTGCTGCCGACGGGGCACAGGTACATAAAGGACAACTGTTGTATGAGATAGATAAACGGATTTACCAGGCTGCCTATGACCAGGCCGCCGCCAACGTGAAAGTGGCGGAGGCCAACCAGCTGCAGCAACAGCAGGACGCAGACCGCTACGTGTACCTAAACAAATACAACGCCGTCGCCAAACAACTCTACGATCACGCCATGATATCGCTGGAAACAGCAAAAAGCCAGACCAAAGCGGCGCAGGAAGCACTCCGCACTGCGAAGACCAACCTGAACTTCGCCAGTATCTATGCGCCTTTCGACGGTACCATCGGCATCAGCGCGGTAAGGCTGGGCAATGTGGTGACAGGCGGACAGACCATCCTCAATACCATCTCCACCAACGACCCGATGGCAGTGGATTTTCTGGTCAACGAAAAACAACTGCTGGCCTTTGAACGGTTCAAGGCAGACAGTAAAACGATGCCCGATTCATTGTTTACGCTGCAGCTGCCGGACAATACCCTCTATCCCTATCCCGGAAAGATATCGGTGATAGACAGGGCGGTGGACCCGCAGACAGGCACTATCCGGGTGCGGCTGGTCTTCCCCAATCCGCAGTATCTCCTGAAAGTAGGCATGAGCTGCGTGGTACGGGTGCGTAACCAGGAATCTGCTCCGCAGATGGTAGTGCCGGGCAAAGCCGTCATTGAACAGATGGGCGAATACTTCCTGTTTGTGGCCAAAGACACCGTGATAGCTGCCAAAAATAACACCGACGACACAACGGAAAAGGGCCTTCATGCCATCCAGAAAAAAGTACAGCTGGGACAAACGATCGGGCCTGATGTGATCATCCTGTCCGGCGTGGCCGATGGTGACCGTGTAGTCGTAGACGGTATACAGTCCATACATGATGGCTCGGCCATCACCCTACAAAGTAAAAAAACACATGCAGGGACCGGTTCCGGCAAATCGAAATAA